The Eleutherodactylus coqui strain aEleCoq1 chromosome 6, aEleCoq1.hap1, whole genome shotgun sequence genome window below encodes:
- the LOC136633176 gene encoding probable serine/threonine-protein kinase clkA — MLNFVSIMVMCGGVLSHVIMHKETDGKSRRSVYEYYNYEDNSDTNGYGYYKNYEDNSDTNGYGYYKNYEDNRDTNGYGYYKNYEDNCDTNGDGDYKNYEYNIDINGDGEYKNYEDNGDANSDGYYKNDEDNSDTNGDGQYKKYEDNSDTNGDGEYKNYEDNSDVNSDGYYKNDEDNSDTNGDGGYKNYEDNSDTNGYGYYKNYEDNGDTNGDGQYKNYEDKSNSNGEGEYKNDEDKSNSNADGEYKNYEDKSNSNSDGEYKNDEDKSNSNGDGEYKNYEDNSDTNGFGYYKNYKDHSDTNSDVEYKNYEDNGDTNGDGEYKNYEDHSDTNGDGEYKNYEDNCDTNGYDYYKNYEDNSDINGYDYYKNYEGNSDSNYGDYTNYEDNNYYYW, encoded by the exons ATGTTGAACTTCGTCTCCATCATGGTAATGT GTGGAGGTGTCTTGTCTCATGTGATAATGCATAAAG AAACTGATGGGAAGTCACGCCGCAGTGTTTATGAATATTACAACTATGAAGACAACAGTGACACCAATGGTTATGGGTATTACAAGAACTATGAAGACAACAGTGACACCAATGGTTATGGGTATTACAAGAACTATGAAGACAACAGGGACACCAATGGTTATGGGTATTACAAGAACTATGAAGACAACTGTGACACCAATGGTGATGGTGATTATAAGAACTATGAATATAACATTGACATCAATGGTGATGGTGAATACAAGAACTATGAAGACAACGGTGATGCCAATAGTGATGGTTATTACAAGAATGATGAAGACAACAGTGACACGAATGGTGATGGTCAATACAAGAAATATGAAGACAACAGTGACACCAATGGTGATGGTGAATACAAGAACTATGAAGACAACAGTGACGTCAATAGTGATGGTTATTACAAGAACGATGAAGACAACAGTGACACTAATGGTGATGGTGGATACAAGAACTATGAAGACAACAGTGACACCAATGGTTATGGTTATTACAAGAACTATGAAGACAATGGTGACACCAATGGTGATGGTCAATACAAGAACTATGAAGACAAAAGTAATAGCAATGGTGAGGGTGAATACAAGAACGATGAAGACAAAAGTAATAGCAATGCTGATGGTGAATACAAGAACTATGAAGACAAAAGTAATAGCAATAGTGATGGAGAATACAAGAACGATGAAGACAAAAGTAATAGCAATGGTGATGGTGAATACAAGAACTATGAAGACAACAGTGACACCAATGGTTTTGGGTATTACAAGAACTATAAAGACCACAGTGACACCAATAGTGACGTTGAATATAAGAATTATGAAGACAACGGTGACACCAATGGTGATGGTGAATACAAGAACTATGAAGACCACAGTGACACCAATGGTGATGGTGAATACAAGAACTATGAAGACAACTGTGACACCAATGGTTATGATTATTACAAGAACTATGAAGACAACAGTGACATCAATGGTTATGATTATTACAAGAACTATGAAGGCAACAGTGACAGCAACTATGGTGATTACACAAATTATGAAGACAACAATTACTACTATTGGTAA